From the Candidatus Polarisedimenticolaceae bacterium genome, the window CGAGCGCCATGGCGACGAGCGCCGGCGCAACCCGGACGAGGAGCGGCCTTCCCCCCGCCCACGCCACGATCCCGAGCTTCACGACCATGTTCGTGATGAACGCGACGAGGATCGACAGCAGCGCCTGCCCGGGCTCGAGACTCCCCGCCGCCGCGAGCGTCGAGACGCCCAGCGTCACCGCGTGCACGTCGGCGATGCCGCCGATCGCCGCGGCGACGAGCGCGCCGGCGGGGCCGGCGGACTTCACCGCGAGCGAGGCGAGGAGCAGGAAGGCGCCCAGGCCGGCGGCGAAGCGCGCGGCCTCGCCCAGGTCGAGGGGGCTTTTCATCCCCTCGAGCGGGGACTCGCTCGACGTCGCCCCGCCCCCGCGGCGCAGCAGGGTCGTCGCCGCCGCCGCTCCGAACGCGCCGATGGCGACCGGGGTGCCGATCACCCAGGTGGCCGGCGTCATCATCGCCGGGTTCGCGAGGGCGACGACGAGCAGCTGCGCCGCCGCCGAGGCGACGTTGGCGAGGACGATCGCCGTCGCGAACGACGTGGCGAGCGCGGGCTCGGAGCGCGCGCGCGTCGAGAACGACAACGTCGCCGCCGTCGAGGAGACGAGTCCCGCGAAGAACCCCGACGTCGCCAGCCCCCGACCGGGGCCCAGCCAGCGCACCGCGATGTACCCGCCGAACCCCATCCCCGCGATCAGCACGAACAGGAGCCACAACTTGAACGGGTTGACGAGCCCCCACGGATCCACCGGCCGGTTCGGGAGCAGCGGCAACACGACGAAGGCGATCACGAGGAAGGCGAGCGCGGCGTTCACCTCGCTCGGGGTCAGCTCCTCCCGCGCGAACTCGTGGATCCGCGGCTTCATCGCGAGGACCGCGGCGAGGATGACGCCGAGCATCGCCGTCAACGCGAGCTCGCGGTGCGCGAGGTAGCCGAGCGCGAACGTCGCGACGGCGGCGACCTCGGTCGTGGCGCCGACGCCGCTCTCCCCCCGGCCGCCGAGATAGGCGGCGAGCACGAGGGCCCCGACGAAGGCGGCGAGCACCGCCGCGAGCGCCGGGGCCTGGACGTGGGCCGCGATCGTTCCGAGCAGCGCGAGGAGCGTGAAGGTCCGCGCACCGAGCGCGACGTGCCGCTCGCGGTGGGAGAGCGCGCGCTCGCGCTCGATTCCGATCAGAAGGCCGAGCGCGAGCGAAAGCAGGAACGGCCGTGCGGTCTCGAACACGCGGGTATTATGGCCCCATCCGATGCGAGTCCTCGCCCACCTCGATCCGTGGACGCTCGAAACGCACCTTCTCGATCGCCTCGAGGAGGTGAAGCGGGCGGACTCCCTTGCGCCGGTGCTCCTGATCGTCCCGACGCGGCGCCTCGCCGACCACCTCGCGCGGCGGATCGCGGAACGGATGGGGGCGGCGGTGGGAGTGGAGGTCCTCCATCACCGGGCGCTCGCGGGGGCGATCCTCGAGGCCGCGGGGCACACCCCTCCCGACGCGGCCGATCCGCTCCTGTTGGAGGCCCTCCTCGAGGAGGCGCTTCGCGGGTTGGAGCGCGCGAGCGCGCTCGCCGGGTTCGTCCTCTCGCGCGGCGGCGCGACCACGGGCCTGCTCGGCACCCTCGCCGAGCTGCGCGAGGCCGGGATCCCCCCCGACGCGCTCGAGCCCCTCGCGCGCTCGGACCGGGAGCGCGAGGTCGCGGCGATCTACCGACGGTTCACCGCGCTGCTCGAGGCCGCCAGGGCGCGCGGCCTCGCCGACGACGCCGTGCGCGCCTGCGCGGCGCTTCCCCACGCACGCGCGTACGGCGCGCGGTTCCGCGCGATCTTCCATCACGGCGCCTACGAGCTCGTCGGGATGAACCTCGACCTCGTGCGGGAGCTCGATGCCGACGGGCGCGTCGCGTTCCTGCTCCCCGCGGCGCCGGGGCGCGCGGTCTCCGCGTACGCCGAGTCGTTCGCGCGCCGGTACCTCCTCCGGGAGGGGGAGCGGGTCGAGGGCCTCGACCTCGCGTGGCGCTCCCGGCTGGGGTCCCGTCTCGCCGACCTCTACGACGAGGGGGCGCGACCCTCCCCGCTCGACGACGACGCCTGGTCGATCGCGAACGCCCAGGGGTCGCGAACCGAGCTGCGCTGGGGCCTGCGCTCGAAGGCCGGCGTCGCGGACGGTCCGGCTCCGCGGGACGTCGCGATCACCGCGCGCACGCTCGCGCCCTTCGCCTCCGCGATCGACCGGGCGCTCGACGACGCGCGCTTCCCCTGCGAAGGACCGCCGGGGCGGCCGTTGCGCGCCGACCCGCACGTCGGGGACCTCCTCGCGCTCCTGCGCGTCGTGGCCGACGACTTTCCTCGGCCGGCGACGGCGGAGCTCCTGCGCTCGCCGCGGCTGGCGTGGGACCGCCTCGCTCCCGACGCCGCGCCGGTGCCCGGAACCCTCGCGGAAGGTTGGAGCCGCGAGGCCAGCATCCCCGGCGGATTCGAGGCGTGGACGCGCGACCTCCCGGCGTGGGCCGGGACGCCGCGGACGCACGAGGACGAGGGGGACGACGCCGTCGTCGAACGCCGGGACGCGGCCCGGCGGATCGCCGCCGCCGTGCGCGCCCTCGCGGCCCATGTCGCGGCGGCCACCCGGAGGAGCTGGAGCGGGCACGCCGACGCCGTCGAGGCCCTCGTCGCGAGGGTCTTCGAGCCGGGCGCGGCGCGGGCGGTGGCCGACCTCCTCGCCCCCGTGCTCGGGGCGGCCCGCGCCCGTGAGCGCGTGCTCGGGCAGAAGGCGGCGATCCCGGCACGCGCGTTCGTCCTCTGGCTGGAAGAGGCGGCGGGCGTCGCCCGCGCGAAGGCTCCCGATCGACCCGGAGGCTTCCTTCTCGCCGACGTGATGCAGCTTCGCGGGTGCACGTTCGAGCACGTCCACCTCGCGGGACTCCAGTCCGGCGTCTGGCCGCGCATCCCGCGTGAGGACCCTTATCTCCCGGACGCCTGGCGCACGATCCTGCGGGAGTCGCTCGGACGGCCGCTCTCCGTGAAGTCCGAGGGGGATCGCGAGGAGCACCTGCTCCTCGCGCTGGCCCTGGGCTCGGCGCGCACGTCGTTGGCCCTTTCCTGGACGCGCGCCGACGACGACGGCAAGGCGCGGGTCGCCTCTCCCGCCCTGCGCGAGATCGCGCGCGTGTTGCTCGGCGTTCCGGACGCGAAGGCGCTTCGGCGCCGCGCGCGCGCGGTTCCCTCCCATCCTCGCGAGCAGATCCGCGCCTTCGCCGAGGGGACGGGATTCGTCACGCCCGACGAGGAGCGCCTGCTCGTCGCCCTCGAGGGCGAGGGTGACGCCGCGGGCCGCGCTCCCCTGCTCGCCCGCGCGCCGGAGCTGGCGCCGCATCTCGAGATGCTCGCCGCCACCGAGTCGTTCGCGCCCGGGGACTGCCGGTTCGACGCACGGGTTCCCGCCCCGACCCCGCGTGCCTGGAGCGTGACCTCGCTGGAACGGCTCGGGCGTTGCGCCCTGCAGTTCTTCTTCGCCGACGTCCTGCGCGCCCGGCCGCTCGCCGAGGAGCCGCAGCCGTTCGCCTCGAGCCTGCGCGAGACGGGGGAACGCGTGCACGCGCTGCTCGAGGGCGTGTACGCGCAGCTCGACCGGGAAGGGGCGTTCACCCGCCTCGATCCCGACGCCTTGGCGGCGCGCGGGAGGACGCTCCTCGACGACCTCTGGGAACCGACGTTCGGGGCCGCCGCCGAGCGCACCGCGCGCTCCCTTCCCCTCCTCCACGCGATCGAGACGTCGTCGTGGAGGCAGGCGCTGCGCCGTTTCGTCGAGGAGGATCTCCGGACGCTCGCCGGGGCTTCGAGCGTGCGCCTCGAGCACCTCCTCGAGCGGACCCTCGACCTGGGCGAGGATCGTGTGCTGGTCGCGCGCGGAAAGCTCGATCGCGCCGTCGAGCGCGACGCCACGCGCACGGTCGCGGACTACAAGACCTCGGGCGACCTCGAGGCGCGACTCGACGTCGAGAAGATGCTCACCGGCGAGCGCCTGCAGGTTCCCCTCTACCACCTGCTCGCCGGACGCGCGACGGTCGCGCTGCTCGGCGTGGGCCCCGCGTACGATGCCGACGGCTCGCGCCCCGCCCCCTTCGCCGGGTTCCCGGAGTCGGAGCAGGAAGCCGGGTTCCGCGAGACCCTGCGCGTCCTTTCGGACCTCCCGCGGGCCGGTGTCTTCCCGCTCCGCGAGGGGCGGCATTGCTCGTGGTGCGAGTTCCGTCCCGCCTGCCGCAAGGGGCACCCGCCGACCGCATCGCGGGAGGAGCTCGCCGCCGACGGCACCGCCTACCGCGCGGTCTCGCGCAAGCGGAAGAAAAAGCCGCTGCTGCGCGACGTCGGCGAGGACGAGTCGTGAAGCGCCCGGATCGTCTCCCGGACGCCGGCGACCGCGAGCTCGCGGTGCGCACCTTCGATCGGAACCTCGTCGTCGAGGCGGGAGCGGGAACCGGCAAGACGAGCCTTCTGGTGGAACGCCTCCTGGTCGCGCTCGGCTCCGGCCGTGTCGCGCTCGGCGACGTCGCCGCGATCACCTTCACGGAGAAGGCCGCGGGGGAAATGCGCGAGCGCCTGTCCGACGGACTCGAGACGCTGCGCGCGATCGCCGCGGGGGACGACCTCCGCCCCCCGGACGCGCGGCGGGGGGAGGCGGACCGGGCGTTCGCGTGGCTGCGCGAGGGGCAGGACGTCCCGCCGGACACGATCCGCGACCGCGCACTCGCGGCGCTCGGGGTGGTCGATCGGGCCGTCGTCACGACGGTCCACGGCTTCTGCGCCGAGGTCCTGCGGCGGCACCCGTTCGACGCCGGGGTCTCCCCCGAGTTCGAGGTCGACCGCGGGGAGCGTTTCGCCTCCCTCTTCCCGGAGTCGTGGGAGACGTGGCTCGCGGGGGAGTTCGGCCCGGAAGGGGCGCGCCGCGAGCTCTGGAGCCGGGTCCTCGCGTCCTTCGATCTCGGCACCGTCGAGGCGGCGGCCCGGCAGCTCTCCCGTTCGTCGATCCCCGTCGCCACGCTCGTCGACGTCCCCGCGTGGCCGGACGCGCGAACGCTCTTCGGCGCGGAGGCGACCCGGCTCGTCGGCGTGGGCGAGGCCCTGCTGCGCGCGGCCCCCGCCATGAAGAACAACGCGCGGGAGCTCCTCGACCGGGCGCTGCCCGTGTTGCGCGGCATCGCCGCCCGCGGGCTCGACGCGGACCTCGGGCGCGAGCTGGCCGCGGAGATCTTCGCGAAGGACGTCGCGACCAACAAGTCCATCCCCGTGGAGCTGCACGGGACCTTCGCCACCT encodes:
- a CDS encoding DUF4010 domain-containing protein yields the protein MFETARPFLLSLALGLLIGIERERALSHRERHVALGARTFTLLALLGTIAAHVQAPALAAVLAAFVGALVLAAYLGGRGESGVGATTEVAAVATFALGYLAHRELALTAMLGVILAAVLAMKPRIHEFAREELTPSEVNAALAFLVIAFVVLPLLPNRPVDPWGLVNPFKLWLLFVLIAGMGFGGYIAVRWLGPGRGLATSGFFAGLVSSTAATLSFSTRARSEPALATSFATAIVLANVASAAAQLLVVALANPAMMTPATWVIGTPVAIGAFGAAAATTLLRRGGGATSSESPLEGMKSPLDLGEAARFAAGLGAFLLLASLAVKSAGPAGALVAAAIGGIADVHAVTLGVSTLAAAGSLEPGQALLSILVAFITNMVVKLGIVAWAGGRPLLVRVAPALVAMALGAVAAFVVVTR
- a CDS encoding PD-(D/E)XK nuclease family protein yields the protein MRVLAHLDPWTLETHLLDRLEEVKRADSLAPVLLIVPTRRLADHLARRIAERMGAAVGVEVLHHRALAGAILEAAGHTPPDAADPLLLEALLEEALRGLERASALAGFVLSRGGATTGLLGTLAELREAGIPPDALEPLARSDREREVAAIYRRFTALLEAARARGLADDAVRACAALPHARAYGARFRAIFHHGAYELVGMNLDLVRELDADGRVAFLLPAAPGRAVSAYAESFARRYLLREGERVEGLDLAWRSRLGSRLADLYDEGARPSPLDDDAWSIANAQGSRTELRWGLRSKAGVADGPAPRDVAITARTLAPFASAIDRALDDARFPCEGPPGRPLRADPHVGDLLALLRVVADDFPRPATAELLRSPRLAWDRLAPDAAPVPGTLAEGWSREASIPGGFEAWTRDLPAWAGTPRTHEDEGDDAVVERRDAARRIAAAVRALAAHVAAATRRSWSGHADAVEALVARVFEPGAARAVADLLAPVLGAARARERVLGQKAAIPARAFVLWLEEAAGVARAKAPDRPGGFLLADVMQLRGCTFEHVHLAGLQSGVWPRIPREDPYLPDAWRTILRESLGRPLSVKSEGDREEHLLLALALGSARTSLALSWTRADDDGKARVASPALREIARVLLGVPDAKALRRRARAVPSHPREQIRAFAEGTGFVTPDEERLLVALEGEGDAAGRAPLLARAPELAPHLEMLAATESFAPGDCRFDARVPAPTPRAWSVTSLERLGRCALQFFFADVLRARPLAEEPQPFASSLRETGERVHALLEGVYAQLDREGAFTRLDPDALAARGRTLLDDLWEPTFGAAAERTARSLPLLHAIETSSWRQALRRFVEEDLRTLAGASSVRLEHLLERTLDLGEDRVLVARGKLDRAVERDATRTVADYKTSGDLEARLDVEKMLTGERLQVPLYHLLAGRATVALLGVGPAYDADGSRPAPFAGFPESEQEAGFRETLRVLSDLPRAGVFPLREGRHCSWCEFRPACRKGHPPTASREELAADGTAYRAVSRKRKKKPLLRDVGEDES